The Gloeomargarita lithophora Alchichica-D10 genomic sequence CCGTTGGCACTGTGGTTCCGGCGGTGGTTATACCGTTAGTTTTAGCCCTGGGGTTGAATCAAGTTATTTGGGGGCGAGGACTATGGCGATTGCTTTATTTTTTGCCCTCCATTATCTCTTTAGTTGCGGCGGGCTTGGCCTTTCGTTGGTTACTGCAAACCCAGGGGCTAGTGAATCAATTATTGGGCATTTCTATCCCCTGGCTTAGTGAACCTGGGAGTGCCATGTTTGCTCTAATTTTAATCAGCGTTTGGCATCAAATTGGCTTTAATTTAGTCATCTTTTTGGCAGGTTTACAAACGATCCCGTTAAGCCAGTATGAAGCGGCGGGGTTAGATGGAGCCAACCATTGGCAACGATTTTGGTATGTGACTGTGCCTGGTTTACGACCTACCTTGGTTCTAGTGGCAATCACCACAACTTTATTCACCCTACGCAGTTTTGAACCAGTTTATGTACTCACCGGGGGTGGCCCACTAAATCGCACCAATATCTTGGTTTACTACGTTTATGACCAGGCGTTTAATCAATTCGATTTGGGCTATGCCGCCGCCGCCGCTGTGGTATTATTTACCGTTGTTTTAGGGTTGCTGGTTTGGCGATTGCGGGATGTGAATTAACGCAAATATTTCAGGTAATACTGCCATAATAAACGAGCGGCCACCGCCCGCCAAGGTCGCCAGGTTTCAGTTAG encodes the following:
- a CDS encoding carbohydrate ABC transporter permease, giving the protein MNQSRWLTGLFLLPALIILGLFTFWPLVYLLGLSFTQGTLTRFGSHWVGLENYFRLFDDPDFWQVVSNTGLFTVGTVVPAVVIPLVLALGLNQVIWGRGLWRLLYFLPSIISLVAAGLAFRWLLQTQGLVNQLLGISIPWLSEPGSAMFALILISVWHQIGFNLVIFLAGLQTIPLSQYEAAGLDGANHWQRFWYVTVPGLRPTLVLVAITTTLFTLRSFEPVYVLTGGGPLNRTNILVYYVYDQAFNQFDLGYAAAAAVVLFTVVLGLLVWRLRDVN